From a single Xanthobacter dioxanivorans genomic region:
- a CDS encoding DUF2442 domain-containing protein — protein sequence MDYEAAREQGEARLRGPRAESAFFDPACVRLVIRLTDGAVLELVPSDVQGLERATPAELAEIELEPFGLALHFPKLNADLYVPALAQGVFGSASWMADRARRRPPADL from the coding sequence ATGGACTACGAGGCGGCCAGGGAGCAGGGCGAGGCCCGCTTGCGCGGACCCAGGGCGGAGAGCGCTTTCTTCGACCCTGCCTGCGTCCGCCTCGTCATCCGCCTCACGGACGGTGCGGTGCTCGAGCTGGTGCCCAGCGATGTGCAGGGCCTCGAGCGCGCCACCCCGGCCGAGCTGGCGGAGATCGAGCTCGAGCCGTTCGGCCTAGCGCTGCATTTCCCCAAGCTGAATGCAGACCTGTACGTTCCGGCGCTGGCGCAGGGCGTTTTCGGCTCGGCCTCATGGATGGCCGATCGGGCCCGCCGGCGGCCGCCGGCGGATCTCTGA
- a CDS encoding MucR family transcriptional regulator, which produces MAEDNASISADENIDRTVGIVSAFVSNNSVAQGDLSALIATVHQALGKLTAPEPAEEVRPVPAVPVKRSVQPDFITCLEDGLQFKSLKRHLRTRYDLTPDQYRARWGLPADYPMVAPNYAAARSELAKQSGLGQVRKKAPPAAPAPAPKKKVAARRPARAS; this is translated from the coding sequence ATGGCCGAGGATAACGCGTCAATCTCCGCGGATGAGAACATTGACCGGACAGTCGGGATTGTCTCGGCATTCGTGAGCAACAACTCGGTCGCACAGGGTGATCTGTCCGCGCTCATCGCGACGGTACACCAGGCGCTCGGGAAGTTGACTGCCCCCGAGCCGGCCGAGGAAGTGCGCCCCGTTCCGGCCGTTCCGGTTAAGCGCTCGGTGCAGCCGGACTTCATCACCTGCCTCGAGGACGGGCTGCAGTTCAAATCCCTGAAGCGTCATCTGCGCACCCGCTACGACCTCACCCCCGACCAGTATCGGGCCAGGTGGGGCCTGCCGGCCGATTATCCCATGGTCGCGCCCAACTACGCGGCGGCGCGCTCGGAGCTGGCGAAGCAGAGCGGCCTCGGCCAGGTGCGGAAGAAGGCGCCGCCGGCCGCGCCTGCGCCGGCCCCGAAGAAGAAGGTTGCGGCGCGCCGCCCGGCGCGGGCATCGTAG
- a CDS encoding nucleotidyl transferase AbiEii/AbiGii toxin family protein encodes MAKRQLSATEAFDLRQALHVAILNALMASRRWGPGDLVFQGGTSLHLAHGSPRFSEDLDFLVGSALKLGPIADSVRAGLDGLPWLPDGAQLQVGKAKDGRNPHAFIVSIGGPDLIGSVKVKVEMWQTAEAALSSVKAFVAPVQLARGPGAGMQAFIPVADLTEIYADKVFALAARPFLKPRDVFDLYWLETQAGLKSCSADQLAVRLETYPHETPSAWLEKAYARWDELQEATQAVHRDLRRWLPPAWPLTEGAAGEMVRSALRALEQGIEMMREIEADYGNGLGYIDEGPRP; translated from the coding sequence ATGGCGAAACGTCAGCTCTCCGCGACAGAGGCGTTCGATCTGCGCCAGGCGCTGCATGTGGCGATCCTCAATGCGTTGATGGCGTCCCGGCGATGGGGGCCGGGTGATCTGGTGTTCCAGGGCGGAACCAGCCTTCATCTCGCTCACGGATCTCCGCGCTTCAGTGAGGATCTGGACTTTCTCGTCGGCTCTGCGCTCAAGCTGGGACCGATCGCCGATAGTGTCCGCGCAGGCCTCGATGGCCTGCCCTGGCTGCCGGACGGGGCGCAGCTGCAGGTGGGCAAGGCGAAGGATGGGCGCAATCCTCACGCCTTCATCGTGTCAATCGGCGGCCCGGACCTGATCGGGTCGGTCAAGGTCAAGGTGGAGATGTGGCAGACGGCCGAGGCGGCGCTATCGTCCGTGAAGGCCTTCGTGGCGCCTGTTCAGCTGGCCCGCGGTCCCGGCGCCGGCATGCAGGCGTTCATTCCGGTTGCGGATCTGACCGAAATCTATGCCGACAAGGTGTTTGCCTTGGCGGCCCGTCCCTTCCTCAAACCGAGGGATGTCTTCGACCTCTATTGGCTGGAGACGCAAGCCGGCTTGAAAAGCTGCTCCGCGGATCAATTGGCCGTCCGGCTTGAAACCTATCCCCATGAGACGCCTTCGGCTTGGCTGGAGAAGGCGTATGCACGCTGGGACGAGCTCCAGGAGGCAACGCAGGCCGTCCACCGCGACCTCAGGCGCTGGCTCCCGCCGGCGTGGCCTCTCACGGAGGGCGCGGCGGGGGAGATGGTCCGCTCCGCGCTCCGCGCCCTCGAGCAGGGGATCGAGATGATGCGCGAGATCGAGGCCGACTACGGCAATGGCCTCGGCTACATCGATGAGGGACCGCGCCCATGA